The following coding sequences lie in one Oryza brachyantha chromosome 10, ObraRS2, whole genome shotgun sequence genomic window:
- the LOC102705106 gene encoding transcription factor MYC2, translating to MNLWTDDNASMMEAFMASADLPAFPWGAPASTPPPPALSQQQHQQVVPPAPAPAPAAFNQDTLQQRLQSIIEGSRDTWTYAIFWQSSLDVSTGASLLGWGDGYYKGCDEDKRKQRSATPAAAAEQEHRKRVLRELNSLIAGAGAAPDEAVEEEVTDTEWFFLVSMTQSFHNGMGLPGQAFFASQPTWIATGLSTAPCERARQAYTFGLRTMVCLPLASGVLELGSTDVIFQTGDSLPRIRALFNLSGGSSWPPQPPQPDADPSVLWLADTPAMDMKDSISAAEISVSKPPPPPQQIQHFENGSTSTLTVTENPSPSVHAPPPQQSVAQPQQRQQQQNSQAQQGPFRRELNFSDFASNGAPPPFFKPESGEILNFGPDSASRRNPSPAPPAATASLTTAPGSLFSQHTATLTAAANEAKSNNPKRSMEATSRASNTNNHPAATANEGMLSFSSAPTTRPSTGTGAPAKSESDHSDLEASVREVESSRVVAPPPEAEKRPRKRGRKPANGREEPLNHVEAERQRREKLNQRFYALRAVVPNVSKMDKASLLGDAISYINELRGKLTALETDKETLHSQIEALKKERDARPPAPSAGHGGGDGGARCHAVEIEAKILGLEAMIRVQCHKRNHPAARLMTALRELDLDVYHASVSVVKDLMIQQVAVKMASRVYSQEQLNAALYSRIAEPGTAGR from the coding sequence ATGAACCTGTGGACGGACGACAACGCCTCCATGATGGAGGCCTTCATGGCCTCCGCCGACCTCCCCGCCTTCCCGTGGGGGGCGCCGgcgtccacgccgccgccgcctgcgctgtcccagcagcagcaccagcagGTGGTGCCAccagcgccggcgccagcaCCGGCGGCGTTCAACCAGGACACGCTGCAGCAGAGGCTCCAGTCGATCATCGAGGGGTCCAGGGACACCTGGACCTACGCCATCTTCTGGCAGTCGTCGCTGGACGTCTCCACCGGCGCCTCCCTCCTCGGCTGGGGGGACGGCTACTACAAGGGCTGCGACGAGGACAAGCGGAAGCAGCGCTCGGcgacccccgccgccgccgcggagcagGAGCACCGCAAGCGGGTGCTGCGGGAGCTCAACTCGctcatcgccggcgccggcgccgcgccggacgaggccgtggaggaggaggtcacGGACACCGAGTGGTTCTTCCTCGTCTCCATGACGCAGTCGTTCCACAACGGGATGGGCCTCCCCGGCCAGGCGTTCTTCGCCAGCCAGCCCACCTGGATCGCCACGGGCCTCTCCACCGCGCCCTGCGAGCGCGCGCGCCAAGCCTATACCTTTGGCCTCCGCACCATGGTCTGTCTTCCCCTCGCCAGCGGCGTCCTCGAGCTCGGCTCCACCGACGTCATCTTCCAGACCGGGGATAGCCTCCCCCGGATCCGCGCCCTCTTCAACCTCAGCGGCGGATCCTCctggccgccgcagccgccgcagccCGACGCGGATCCTTCCGTGCTCTGGCTCGCCGACACGCCGGCCATGGACATGAAGGActccatctccgccgccgagaTCTCCGTCTCCaagccgcccccgccgccgcagcagatCCAGCACTTCGAGAACGGGAGCACCAGCACGCTCACGGTCACGGAGAATCCCAGCCCGTCGGTGcacgccccgccgccgcagcagtcGGTCGCGCAGCCTCAGcaacggcagcagcagcagaacagCCAGGCTCAGCAGGGGCCCTTCCGCCGGGAGCTCAATTTCTCCGATTTCGCGTCCAACGGCGCGCCCCCGCCTTTCTTCAAGCCCGAGTCCGGCGAGATCCTAAACTTCGGACCGGACAGCGCCAGCCGGAGGAATCCATCGCCGGCGCccccggccgccaccgccagccTCACCACCGCGCCGGGGAGCCTGTTCTCGCAGCACACGGCGACGCTGACGGCCGCGGCGAACGAAGCCAAGAGCAACAACCCGAAGCGGTCCATGGAGGCGACCTCCCGCGCTAGCAACACCAACAACcacccggcggcgacggcgaacgaGGGCATGCTCTCCTTctcgtcggcgccgacgacgcggccgTCCACGGGGACGGGCGCCCCGGCCAAGTCGGAGTCGGACCACTCCGACCTGGAGGCGTCGGTGCGAGAGGTGGAGAGCAGCCGcgtggtggcgccgccgcccgaggcGGAGAAGCGGCCGCGCAAGCGCGGGCGGAAGCCGGCGAACGGGCGGGAGGAGCCGCTGAACCACGTGGAGGcggagcggcagcggcgggagaAACTGAACCAGCGGTTCTACGCGCTGCGCGCCGTGGTGCCGAACGTGTCCAAGATGGACAAGGCGTCGCTGCTCGGCGACGCCATCTCCTACATCAACGAGCTCCGCGGCAAGCTGACGGCTTTGGAGACGGACAAGGAGACGCTGCACTCGCAGATCGAGGCGCTCAAGAAGGAGCGCgacgcgcggccgccggcgccgtcggccgggcacggcggcggcgacggcggggcacGGTGCCACGCGGTGGAGATCGAGGCCAAGATCCTGGGGCTGGAGGCCATGATCCGCGTGCAGTGCCACAAGCGGAACCacccggcggcgcggctgatGACGGCGCTCCGGGAGCTGGACCTGGACGTGTACCACGCCAGCGTCTCCGTCGTCAAGGACCTCATGATCCAGCAGGTCGCCGTCAAGATGGCAAGCCGCGTCTACTCGCAGGAGCAGCTCAACGCCGCCCTCTACAGCCGTATCGCCGAGCCAGGCACCGCCGGCCGGTAA